One Bacteroidota bacterium genomic window carries:
- a CDS encoding radical SAM protein, whose translation MNLLLVCEEAGINQNTFKFLMKLSRFNIISAIKDSDKYFVVNLLSQNADILSKEEWKLLNSEDGLMRQEFIEAGYVVDLVEEEKMYKKKYLDFIDTRSTDEVQIFYVPGYVCNFSCSYCYQDEYINTQSNFSEEVLGAFFGYVKAQFLGRKKYITIFGGEPLLPSGQHKKQIASLLNRAKDAGLDVAIVTNGFHLTEYIPILKEAHIREIQVTLDGTESVHDSRRKHKSGQSTFAKIVEGIDGCIREKIPVNLRMVLDKENISNLPEFARFAIEKEWTKSAYFKTQLGRNYELHHCQSQASRLFSRLEMYESIYQMLKEYPFVAEFHKPAFSVAKFLFQEGILPDPLFDSCPGTKTEWAFDYRGKIYSCTATVGKPGEELGSFYPEVKLNEDAVAEWSDRDVLSIEKCRSCELQLACGGGCASVAKNNHGSVNTPDCRPVRELLELGIAHYFTK comes from the coding sequence GTGAATTTGCTTCTTGTTTGTGAAGAAGCAGGTATCAACCAAAATACTTTTAAATTCCTGATGAAGCTATCAAGGTTTAACATTATATCAGCCATAAAAGATTCTGACAAATACTTTGTTGTTAATTTATTGTCTCAGAATGCCGATATTCTGTCGAAAGAAGAATGGAAATTATTAAACTCTGAAGATGGATTAATGCGTCAGGAGTTTATCGAGGCTGGCTATGTGGTTGATTTGGTGGAAGAGGAAAAGATGTATAAGAAGAAATACCTCGATTTTATTGATACGCGCAGTACAGACGAGGTTCAAATATTTTATGTGCCAGGTTATGTTTGCAATTTCTCTTGTTCATATTGTTACCAGGATGAATACATCAATACACAGAGCAATTTTTCGGAAGAGGTTCTTGGTGCTTTCTTTGGCTATGTGAAGGCTCAGTTTTTGGGTCGGAAAAAATACATTACCATTTTTGGTGGCGAACCACTTTTACCATCCGGGCAGCATAAAAAGCAGATTGCAAGCTTGCTAAACAGAGCCAAAGACGCGGGTTTAGACGTAGCTATTGTTACAAATGGTTTTCACTTAACCGAATACATACCAATACTAAAAGAAGCACATATTCGCGAAATTCAGGTTACCCTCGATGGAACCGAAAGTGTACACGATAGCAGACGGAAACACAAGAGCGGACAATCTACTTTTGCCAAGATTGTAGAAGGAATTGATGGCTGTATCCGGGAGAAAATACCAGTTAATCTGCGTATGGTACTCGATAAAGAAAATATCAGCAATCTGCCTGAATTTGCGCGCTTTGCAATTGAAAAGGAATGGACAAAATCGGCCTATTTCAAAACTCAGCTAGGGCGTAATTACGAACTTCATCATTGTCAAAGCCAGGCATCGCGCTTGTTTAGCAGACTTGAGATGTACGAATCAATTTACCAGATGCTAAAGGAATATCCTTTTGTAGCTGAGTTTCATAAACCTGCTTTTTCTGTCGCCAAATTTTTATTTCAGGAAGGAATACTCCCAGATCCTTTATTCGATTCCTGCCCCGGAACCAAGACAGAATGGGCTTTTGACTATAGAGGTAAAATATATTCTTGCACTGCCACAGTCGGTAAGCCCGGCGAGGAGCTGGGTAGCTTTTATCCGGAAGTAAAACTGAATGAGGATGCTGTTGCCGAATGGTCGGATCGTGATGTGCTGTCGATTGAAAAATGCCGGTCGTGTGAGTTACAACTGGCTTGTGGTGGAGGTTGTGCTTCGGTAGCTAAAAACAATCACGGTTCGGTGAATACTCCCGATTGCAGGCCTGTGCGTGAATTGCTTGAACTTGGTATTGCTCATTATTTTACAAAGTAA
- a CDS encoding DUF4440 domain-containing protein: protein MKPKFLLLAILCSGVFSACQQKNLEELKAEIQQTEDGFMLELQTKGAAEAFYNYAAEDAVILRGNDSLIKGKEPIRNYYSQAIFENATAEWKPDFIEVSEDGSIAYSYGRYQWHFRDSTGNVKSWQGVYHTIWKKLPDGNWKYVWD, encoded by the coding sequence ATGAAACCAAAATTTTTACTTTTAGCAATACTGTGCTCAGGTGTATTTTCTGCCTGCCAACAAAAAAACCTAGAAGAACTCAAAGCTGAAATTCAGCAAACAGAAGATGGTTTTATGTTAGAACTGCAAACCAAAGGTGCTGCTGAAGCCTTTTACAATTACGCCGCCGAAGATGCGGTAATTCTTCGAGGAAATGATTCTCTGATAAAGGGCAAAGAACCAATTAGAAATTATTATTCCCAAGCAATTTTTGAAAATGCTACGGCTGAATGGAAACCTGATTTTATCGAAGTTTCGGAAGATGGCTCAATAGCATACTCCTATGGGCGATATCAATGGCACTTTCGCGACTCAACCGGTAATGTAAAATCCTGGCAGGGAGTTTACCATACGATATGGAAAAAATTACCAGATGGAAACTGGAAATATGTATGGGATTAG
- a CDS encoding FAD-dependent oxidoreductase encodes MKEISSAEFEKEVIQGGKVVVDFYSDECPPCEALAPKYDTVGELFKNEAKFVKVFRQKNRDLAEKLGVKGSPTVLFFEDGKEVGIRLTGGIKRHELFEGMKFLVGKEKVDKIKSAIKPQISEYDVAILGGGPGGLTAGLYLCQARVNAVLIDVGLPGGAVSTTHQVSNYPGFIDPQPGYMLSHFMSEQTKQCGTSYKVAVDVTKVDLVNKEIVIDEYETIKAKKIIIATGTTPNLLNVPGEQELKGNGISYCATCDAKYFVGKHAVVIGGGNSAIEESDFISKFASKITIVHQFDKLQANKLAQEKAFANEKIDFMLEHEPRGFRRLGDKIIVEVEDLKTKTRKEIESDGAFIFIGWKANTAMFTDKLELDDWGFIKTNEDKLTSIEGVYAVGDVSSKKYRQITTAIADGTIAAISVTRELDSH; translated from the coding sequence ATGAAGGAAATATCTTCAGCTGAATTTGAAAAGGAAGTAATACAAGGTGGTAAAGTAGTCGTTGATTTTTATTCCGATGAATGTCCACCTTGTGAGGCTCTGGCACCAAAGTATGATACTGTGGGCGAACTATTTAAGAATGAGGCAAAGTTTGTGAAGGTTTTCAGGCAAAAGAACCGTGACCTTGCTGAAAAACTGGGTGTGAAAGGATCACCAACCGTTTTGTTTTTCGAAGATGGAAAGGAAGTTGGAATCAGGCTTACCGGAGGTATCAAGCGACATGAACTCTTCGAAGGAATGAAGTTTTTAGTAGGCAAAGAAAAGGTAGATAAAATAAAATCAGCCATTAAACCACAGATTAGTGAATACGATGTCGCGATTCTAGGGGGTGGCCCCGGTGGCTTAACTGCTGGTTTGTATTTGTGCCAGGCTCGTGTGAATGCTGTATTAATTGATGTAGGATTGCCCGGCGGTGCTGTTTCTACCACCCACCAGGTTTCGAATTATCCGGGTTTCATCGATCCTCAGCCTGGCTATATGTTATCGCACTTTATGAGCGAACAAACCAAACAATGTGGTACCTCATACAAAGTGGCCGTAGATGTGACCAAGGTAGATTTAGTGAATAAAGAAATTGTGATTGACGAGTATGAAACCATCAAGGCAAAGAAAATAATTATTGCTACCGGAACAACGCCTAACCTGCTGAATGTGCCAGGTGAACAAGAATTAAAAGGAAACGGGATCTCGTATTGTGCCACCTGCGATGCAAAGTATTTCGTAGGCAAGCATGCGGTAGTAATTGGCGGCGGTAATTCGGCCATCGAAGAATCTGATTTTATCTCCAAATTTGCGAGTAAAATTACCATTGTTCACCAGTTCGATAAGCTTCAGGCCAATAAATTAGCACAGGAAAAGGCTTTTGCCAACGAAAAGATTGATTTTATGCTGGAGCATGAACCTCGCGGTTTTAGAAGGCTTGGTGATAAAATAATTGTAGAAGTAGAAGACCTGAAAACAAAAACCCGCAAGGAAATCGAATCGGATGGCGCATTCATCTTTATTGGATGGAAGGCCAATACAGCCATGTTTACCGATAAATTGGAGCTTGATGATTGGGGTTTCATTAAGACCAATGAAGATAAACTTACCAGTATCGAAGGAGTTTATGCAGTGGGCGATGTAAGCAGTAAAAAATACCGCCAAATTACCACTGCAATTGCCGATGGAACTATTGCAGCAATTTCGGTTACACGCGAGCTGGACAGTCACTAA
- a CDS encoding S9 family peptidase, with translation MRINTLVLLLLTVLVCDNCSQFDQKPPKIPLEDFFRNPEMISIKISPNGRYISYLAPWNNRMNLHVQELETNKTTQITFETTRDLGGYFWANDTRLIFVKDEEGNEEFKLYSVNLDGSDSKCLTCFKGVSMVLINELPCKPEEVIIGLNLRDSTVFDPYRLNIETGQIKLLAKNPGNIIEWITDHEGNLRLAVAIIGGVNQVILYRDSESKPFVPILTTTWRDSFIPQFFTFDNRGIFALSNIGRDKLEVVVFDPKSKTETSVLFKNEHVDVTDLKFSRNRKVLISAGFHIAKQHEHFFDETRENHFRLIQNKLKEYNIKIESSNTDETIFIVKAYNDRAKGIYFLYRTHDESLTLITNTSSWLEEEHLATTKPVSFLSRDGLTLNGYLTLPPGIKAKNLPLIIHPHGGPWIRDYWEFNPEIQFLANRGYAVLQINYRGSAGYGKEFWLKSVKQWGLAMQNDLTDGARWLIDKGIADQERIAIYGSSWGGYAALAGLTFTPELYACGIDNVGPSNLFTFMQSLPPYWQPLREMFFEMVGDPEKDSLLLAKISPALHTENIRAPVLIAQGANDPRVNKAEADQIVNALRAQGKEVEYLLIENEGHGFKNEENRFAFYRTMEIFLEKHLLSSK, from the coding sequence ATGCGAATTAATACTTTGGTACTTCTTTTATTAACAGTGCTGGTTTGTGATAATTGTTCTCAATTCGATCAAAAACCACCCAAAATTCCTTTGGAAGATTTTTTTCGGAATCCGGAAATGATTTCCATAAAGATTTCTCCAAATGGCCGCTACATTTCATATCTGGCGCCATGGAATAACCGAATGAACTTGCATGTTCAAGAACTTGAAACCAATAAAACAACCCAAATTACATTCGAAACTACCCGCGACCTTGGTGGCTATTTCTGGGCCAACGATACGCGACTGATTTTTGTGAAAGATGAAGAAGGCAACGAAGAGTTTAAGCTCTACTCAGTAAACCTTGATGGTTCGGACTCGAAATGCCTTACTTGTTTTAAAGGAGTTAGCATGGTTTTAATTAATGAATTACCCTGTAAACCAGAAGAAGTTATCATTGGATTAAACCTACGCGACTCGACTGTTTTTGATCCATACCGCTTAAATATCGAAACAGGACAAATTAAGTTACTTGCCAAAAATCCAGGAAATATTATCGAATGGATTACGGATCATGAAGGAAATCTGCGCTTGGCAGTGGCCATAATTGGAGGTGTGAATCAGGTTATCCTTTACCGCGATTCAGAAAGCAAACCTTTTGTACCAATCCTCACCACAACCTGGCGCGATAGTTTTATCCCTCAGTTTTTCACTTTTGACAACCGCGGTATTTTTGCTCTCTCCAATATTGGTCGTGATAAATTAGAAGTGGTGGTGTTCGATCCAAAATCGAAAACTGAAACATCGGTGCTTTTTAAAAATGAACATGTCGATGTAACGGATCTTAAATTCAGCCGCAATCGCAAGGTACTCATATCCGCAGGATTCCATATTGCAAAGCAGCACGAGCACTTTTTCGACGAAACTCGTGAAAACCACTTTCGGTTGATTCAAAATAAACTTAAAGAATATAATATTAAAATTGAGTCGAGCAATACAGATGAAACCATATTCATCGTAAAGGCATACAACGACCGGGCAAAAGGCATTTATTTTCTGTACCGCACTCACGACGAATCACTTACTTTAATTACAAACACAAGTAGTTGGCTGGAAGAAGAACATCTGGCTACTACCAAACCAGTAAGCTTTTTAAGCCGCGATGGACTAACACTAAATGGGTACCTTACTCTTCCGCCAGGCATCAAAGCTAAAAATCTTCCATTGATCATTCATCCGCATGGCGGTCCGTGGATTCGCGATTATTGGGAATTTAATCCTGAAATACAGTTTTTAGCCAATCGTGGTTATGCTGTTTTGCAAATAAACTATCGTGGTTCTGCTGGATATGGAAAAGAGTTTTGGCTTAAATCGGTGAAACAATGGGGGCTCGCCATGCAAAATGACCTTACCGATGGGGCCAGATGGCTCATCGATAAAGGAATTGCTGACCAGGAGCGAATAGCTATTTATGGTTCGAGTTGGGGAGGTTACGCCGCCCTGGCTGGATTGACATTTACTCCTGAGTTGTATGCCTGTGGCATTGATAATGTAGGCCCATCGAACCTGTTTACTTTTATGCAATCTCTACCTCCCTATTGGCAACCATTAAGAGAAATGTTCTTCGAAATGGTAGGAGACCCTGAAAAAGATAGTCTATTATTAGCTAAAATATCCCCAGCTCTTCATACCGAAAACATTCGTGCCCCCGTTTTAATAGCGCAGGGTGCAAACGATCCTAGGGTCAATAAGGCTGAGGCAGACCAGATTGTAAACGCCCTTAGGGCGCAAGGCAAGGAAGTTGAATACCTTTTAATTGAAAACGAAGGGCATGGATTTAAAAATGAGGAAAATCGCTTCGCATTCTATCGAACCATGGAAATATTTCTCGAAAAGCATTTATTATCAAGTAAATAA
- a CDS encoding DUF1338 domain-containing protein, with product MEYQTIFQQLWQDYRAVNPSVDRIHQLLELQGNQVLNDHIAFRTCNLSGIDIEVLAKPFLALGYKAKGNYFFEEKRLKATHYEHESDEKAPKVFISELITEDFSPLVRETALWIAKQVRKQQLEANDLLFSKRCWNPINYASYEALRKESEYAAWFYVYGFRANHFTVSVNHLQSISSLEEMNEFLKNNGFNLNVSGGEIKGTREELLKQSSTLADKLRIDFEDGSYEIPCCYYEFAERFKDANGKIFNGFIAKSADKIFESTNKK from the coding sequence ATGGAGTATCAAACAATTTTTCAACAGCTTTGGCAGGATTACCGTGCTGTGAACCCTAGTGTGGACAGAATTCATCAACTTCTTGAATTGCAGGGAAATCAGGTACTAAACGACCATATCGCATTTCGTACATGTAATCTATCCGGAATCGACATTGAAGTATTAGCAAAACCTTTTCTTGCTTTAGGTTATAAAGCCAAGGGTAATTACTTTTTCGAAGAAAAGAGACTTAAAGCCACACATTATGAGCACGAAAGTGATGAAAAGGCACCTAAGGTATTTATAAGTGAATTGATTACCGAAGACTTTAGTCCACTTGTGCGCGAAACGGCTCTATGGATAGCCAAACAGGTGCGCAAACAGCAACTGGAGGCCAACGATTTGCTGTTTTCTAAACGCTGCTGGAACCCCATCAATTATGCCAGTTATGAGGCTCTAAGAAAAGAATCGGAGTATGCAGCCTGGTTTTATGTATATGGTTTCAGGGCCAATCATTTTACTGTGTCGGTTAATCATCTTCAATCAATTTCTTCACTCGAAGAAATGAATGAGTTTTTAAAAAATAATGGATTCAACCTTAATGTTTCCGGTGGGGAGATTAAAGGTACTCGTGAGGAATTATTGAAGCAATCGAGCACACTTGCCGATAAGCTGAGAATTGATTTCGAAGATGGCAGCTATGAGATACCTTGTTGTTATTACGAATTTGCAGAAAGGTTTAAAGATGCCAACGGTAAAATATTCAATGGCTTTATTGCAAAGTCTGCCGATAAAATATTCGAAAGCACCAATAAAAAATAG
- a CDS encoding methyltransferase domain-containing protein, translating to MALIEINARYSTLATENCCLSCGGALDYSKPQTGETCLDLGSGRGNDVLRMAEEVGKEGFVYGLDISDGMLQKAESTAVKLGIENVKFIKSELEHIPLEDNSIDLVISNCTINHATDKQKVWNEIFRVLNTNGRFVVSDIYSLQPVPEQYRTDPEAIAECWAGSVTRLEYLDQLAKAGFKKIEILEESAPYKKGAISVCSFTIKGFKTNNCCN from the coding sequence ATGGCACTTATTGAAATTAATGCGCGGTACAGCACACTTGCTACCGAAAACTGTTGTTTATCTTGCGGGGGAGCCTTAGATTATTCTAAACCCCAAACAGGTGAAACCTGCCTTGATCTTGGCAGCGGCAGGGGAAATGATGTTCTACGCATGGCGGAAGAGGTTGGTAAAGAGGGTTTTGTGTATGGACTGGATATTTCCGACGGGATGCTGCAAAAAGCGGAATCTACTGCTGTTAAGCTAGGTATAGAGAATGTAAAGTTTATAAAGTCGGAGCTTGAACATATTCCCCTGGAAGATAATTCAATCGACCTGGTCATTTCCAACTGTACCATTAATCATGCCACCGACAAGCAGAAAGTTTGGAATGAGATTTTTCGGGTACTTAACACCAATGGAAGGTTTGTTGTGAGTGACATTTACTCTTTACAGCCTGTGCCAGAGCAATATAGAACAGATCCGGAGGCTATTGCAGAATGTTGGGCAGGTTCTGTAACCCGTCTGGAATATTTAGACCAGCTCGCGAAGGCAGGTTTTAAGAAAATTGAAATTCTGGAAGAAAGTGCACCCTATAAAAAAGGTGCAATCTCGGTGTGTAGTTTTACCATAAAGGGGTTTAAAACAAATAATTGTTGTAATTAA